The following proteins come from a genomic window of Mariniflexile sp. TRM1-10:
- a CDS encoding FAD-dependent oxidoreductase, which translates to MNKQNKKVPSFRKGLGEVQQNVLIIGAGLCGSLLALRLGQRGYNVSVYEKRPDLRKVNVDSGRSINLAFSNRGNKAMKLVGIEDKVKALCIPMNGRMLHDIEGNTVFAPYSGREHEYINSISRGQLNALLLDEAEKHENVSIYFNKKCKSVDFEKTTALFHDYETKNEFIEDADIIIATDGAGSIMRQSYYLGKKFLFSFSQDYLTHGYKELSILPAENGRYKTHKNALHIWGRDAFMLIALPNLDGSFTVTLFLSYDEGAYNFNNLTTKKRILEFFSKYFKDALELMPNLVEDFLKNPTSPLGTVKCSPWHYKGNTLLMGDAAHAIVPFYGQGMNASFEDVVEFDKVLDTHKGNWETVFKTYEASRKKDTDAIADLAIDNFHEMKTHVNHAIFRKKRNLEMALEKHFPNEYASKYSLVTFNEHIGYKEAMLRGRAQDKAILNMLTDNELDVNGDLKIILEKVKKATEAILEDDRITGLI; encoded by the coding sequence ATGAATAAACAGAACAAAAAAGTTCCCTCCTTTAGAAAAGGTTTAGGGGAAGTTCAACAAAACGTACTCATAATTGGCGCAGGACTTTGTGGTTCACTTTTAGCCTTACGCTTAGGACAACGTGGATATAATGTGTCGGTTTATGAAAAACGTCCCGATTTACGCAAAGTAAATGTGGATTCTGGGCGCTCTATAAATCTGGCATTTTCAAACAGAGGTAATAAAGCCATGAAATTGGTTGGTATCGAAGATAAAGTAAAAGCGCTTTGCATTCCTATGAATGGTAGAATGCTTCACGACATAGAAGGCAATACCGTTTTTGCACCTTATAGTGGTCGCGAACACGAATACATCAACTCCATTTCACGAGGCCAACTTAACGCCTTGTTATTAGACGAAGCCGAAAAGCACGAAAACGTCAGCATCTACTTCAACAAAAAATGCAAGTCGGTAGACTTCGAAAAAACCACGGCATTATTTCATGACTACGAAACCAAAAATGAATTTATAGAAGATGCCGATATTATTATAGCCACAGATGGTGCCGGTTCCATAATGCGGCAAAGTTACTATTTAGGAAAAAAATTCCTTTTCAGTTTTTCGCAAGATTATTTAACGCACGGCTACAAAGAATTAAGCATTTTACCTGCCGAAAACGGCCGTTACAAAACCCACAAAAATGCATTGCACATTTGGGGAAGAGACGCTTTTATGCTTATTGCACTCCCTAATTTAGATGGCAGCTTTACAGTAACACTTTTTTTGAGCTACGATGAAGGCGCATACAACTTTAACAATCTTACCACCAAGAAACGTATTTTAGAATTCTTTAGCAAATACTTTAAGGATGCTTTGGAATTGATGCCAAACTTGGTCGAAGACTTTTTAAAAAACCCTACCTCACCCCTCGGCACAGTAAAATGTTCCCCTTGGCATTACAAAGGCAACACCCTTCTAATGGGTGATGCTGCCCATGCCATTGTACCGTTTTATGGACAAGGTATGAACGCCTCTTTTGAAGATGTCGTTGAATTCGACAAAGTTTTAGATACCCATAAAGGCAATTGGGAAACCGTTTTTAAAACCTACGAAGCCTCTCGAAAAAAAGATACCGATGCCATTGCAGATTTAGCCATCGATAATTTTCACGAAATGAAAACACATGTAAACCATGCTATTTTTAGAAAAAAACGTAACTTGGAAATGGCTTTGGAGAAGCATTTTCCGAATGAATACGCTTCAAAATATTCTCTGGTAACTTTTAATGAACACATAGGTTACAAAGAAGCCATGTTGCGTGGTCGTGCACAAGACAAAGCCATTTTAAATATGCTAACCGATAATGAATTAGATGTAAATGGCGACTTAAAAATTATTTTGGAAAAAGTAAAAAAAGCAACCGAAGCCATTCTTGAAGATGATAGAATTACGGGATTAATATAG
- a CDS encoding RidA family protein — protein MSKNVTPRGAYPHTKRAGDFIFVSGTSSRQPDNSIAGVDVIDNMGTKHLNIETQTREVLLNIQRILANEGATLNDIVDVTTFLVNMNDFAGYNKVYADFFSKETGPTRTTVAVHQLPHPDLVVEIKVTAYKKL, from the coding sequence ATGAGTAAAAATGTAACACCACGGGGGGCGTACCCACACACAAAACGAGCAGGAGATTTTATTTTTGTTTCTGGCACCAGTTCTCGCCAACCAGACAATTCTATTGCAGGTGTTGATGTTATAGACAACATGGGAACAAAACACCTAAACATAGAAACCCAAACCCGCGAAGTACTGCTAAACATCCAAAGAATTCTAGCTAACGAAGGTGCGACTTTAAACGATATAGTAGACGTGACCACTTTTTTAGTAAACATGAATGATTTTGCTGGGTATAATAAAGTCTATGCCGATTTTTTTAGCAAAGAAACAGGACCGACCAGGACAACAGTAGCAGTACACCAATTACCGCATCCCGATTTGGTTGTTGAGATTAAGGTAACAGCTTATAAAAAATTGTAA
- a CDS encoding aldehyde dehydrogenase: MKIQNYINGKFHDPIDNNWLDNYNPSNGQVYGQIPNSSSVDVENAYIAAKSAFPSWSQTTLDERSRILIKISELLESNLQRFAEAESKDNGKPISLAKSVDIPRAANNFRFFGNAITQFASESHESIGHDAINYTLRQPMGVVGCISPWNLPLYLFTWKIAPAIAAGNCVVAKPSEITPMTAFLLGSICNEAGLPKGVLNIVHGLGSTTGQAIVEQPNIKAISFTGGTKTGAHIAKIAAPLFKKLSLELGGKNPNIIFADCDYDEMLKTTVLASFSNQGQICLCGSRIFVEASIYKKFKIDFIEKVKQLKVGHPSNETTDVGALVSKQHLEKVLNYIEIAKKENGIVLCGGNKIVIKDYENGYYLAPTVIEINTNDCKINQEEVFGPVVTIMPFNTETEVLQMANAVKYGLSATIWTTNLKRTMRLTSQLQTGIIWVNTWMLRDLRTPFGGMKASGVGREGGFEALRFFTEAKNICIKY; this comes from the coding sequence ATGAAAATCCAAAACTACATAAACGGCAAATTTCACGATCCAATTGACAATAATTGGCTAGACAATTACAATCCTTCTAATGGACAAGTCTATGGACAGATACCTAATTCATCAAGCGTTGATGTAGAAAATGCTTATATCGCAGCAAAATCTGCTTTTCCAAGTTGGTCACAAACCACTTTAGATGAGCGTAGCAGAATCTTAATTAAAATTTCAGAATTACTAGAATCCAATTTACAACGCTTTGCAGAAGCTGAAAGTAAGGACAATGGCAAACCCATTAGTTTAGCAAAATCAGTTGACATTCCAAGAGCAGCTAATAATTTTCGCTTTTTCGGAAACGCCATTACACAATTTGCAAGTGAAAGTCACGAAAGTATTGGACACGATGCCATTAATTATACCTTACGTCAACCTATGGGGGTTGTAGGGTGTATTTCACCTTGGAACCTTCCTCTCTACTTATTTACCTGGAAAATTGCTCCAGCTATTGCTGCTGGAAATTGTGTCGTTGCCAAACCCAGTGAAATCACTCCTATGACAGCCTTTCTTTTAGGAAGTATTTGCAACGAAGCTGGTTTACCCAAAGGTGTTTTAAACATTGTACACGGTTTAGGTTCTACTACTGGGCAAGCCATTGTGGAGCAGCCTAATATTAAAGCCATTTCTTTTACCGGTGGCACAAAAACAGGTGCTCATATAGCCAAAATAGCGGCACCCTTATTCAAAAAATTATCATTGGAACTCGGTGGGAAAAACCCAAACATTATTTTTGCAGATTGCGACTATGATGAGATGTTAAAAACAACAGTACTCGCATCGTTTTCAAATCAAGGACAAATTTGTTTGTGTGGAAGCCGCATTTTTGTAGAAGCTTCCATTTATAAAAAATTTAAAATAGATTTTATAGAAAAAGTAAAGCAACTTAAAGTTGGGCATCCATCAAACGAAACTACGGATGTTGGCGCTTTGGTTTCAAAACAACATTTAGAAAAAGTTTTAAACTATATTGAAATAGCTAAAAAAGAAAACGGCATTGTTTTATGTGGCGGCAACAAAATAGTCATTAAAGATTATGAAAATGGTTATTATTTAGCACCAACCGTTATAGAAATAAATACTAACGATTGCAAAATAAACCAAGAAGAAGTCTTTGGACCTGTGGTAACCATTATGCCTTTTAATACAGAAACCGAAGTTTTACAAATGGCAAACGCGGTAAAATACGGTCTGTCGGCAACCATTTGGACCACTAATTTAAAACGCACCATGAGATTAACGAGCCAACTGCAAACTGGTATTATTTGGGTAAATACTTGGATGCTTCGCGATTTACGCACGCCTTTTGGCGGTATGAAAGCATCTGGAGTGGGTCGCGAAGGCGGTTTTGAAGCATTACGCTTTTTTACTGAAGCTAAGAACATTTGCATAAAATATTGA
- a CDS encoding SDR family oxidoreductase translates to MNLNLKNKNALVCGSTQGIGKATAIALANEGVNVTLVARNRDKLKQTLAELPNSENHSFIVADFTNPRDVQEKTIKFIDENHGFHILINNTGGPRSGDILNASLDEFDNAFIMHLKCNHVLAQATIPFMKEEGFGRIINVISTSVKEPIPGLGVSNTIRGAVGNWSKTLSIEVGAFGITVNNVLPGFTDTERLAEIIKIKANHEGATVEDMTEIMKSYSPAKRFAQPEETANVITFLASEAASYINGINIPVDGGRTKSL, encoded by the coding sequence ATGAACCTAAACCTAAAAAACAAAAACGCCTTAGTTTGTGGAAGCACACAAGGCATTGGAAAAGCAACCGCCATAGCATTGGCTAACGAAGGTGTAAACGTTACTTTAGTTGCTAGAAATAGAGATAAACTAAAACAAACTTTAGCCGAATTACCAAATAGCGAAAACCACAGTTTTATTGTAGCCGATTTTACCAACCCACGAGATGTTCAAGAGAAAACAATAAAGTTTATCGATGAAAACCACGGGTTCCATATTCTTATAAACAACACTGGTGGTCCAAGAAGTGGCGATATTTTAAACGCTAGTTTAGATGAATTTGACAATGCATTTATTATGCATTTAAAATGTAACCACGTTTTGGCGCAGGCCACCATTCCGTTTATGAAAGAAGAAGGCTTTGGTAGAATTATTAACGTTATTTCCACATCTGTTAAAGAGCCTATTCCAGGACTTGGAGTAAGCAATACCATTAGAGGTGCTGTTGGAAATTGGAGCAAAACCTTATCGATAGAAGTAGGTGCTTTTGGCATTACCGTAAATAATGTGCTACCTGGTTTTACCGATACGGAACGCTTAGCCGAAATCATTAAAATCAAAGCAAATCATGAAGGCGCTACGGTTGAAGACATGACCGAAATAATGAAAAGCTACAGCCCTGCAAAACGGTTTGCCCAACCCGAAGAAACCGCCAACGTTATTACATTTTTAGCAAGTGAAGCAGCTAGTTATATTAACGGAATTAACATACCTGTTGATGGTGGAAGAACAAAAAGTTTGTAA
- a CDS encoding 3-hydroxyanthranilate 3,4-dioxygenase — protein sequence MSKLVSPLNFKAWIEENRHLLKPPVGNKVVWENGEFIVMVVGGPNNRKDYHYNKTPEFFYQVEGNMVLKIMDGNKPKDIHINEGDIYLLPAKVPHSPQRAANTVGLVIEYPRSKKMKDALEWYCEKCNNLLYRKKFKLDNIETDMPKIFDKFYSDEEKRTCTKCTYVMEPPKKVISD from the coding sequence ATGAGCAAACTAGTTTCTCCTTTAAATTTTAAAGCTTGGATTGAAGAAAACCGCCATTTATTAAAACCACCTGTTGGCAATAAAGTGGTTTGGGAAAATGGTGAATTTATTGTCATGGTAGTTGGTGGTCCCAATAACCGAAAGGATTACCATTACAACAAAACCCCTGAATTTTTCTATCAAGTTGAAGGTAATATGGTATTAAAAATTATGGATGGAAATAAACCAAAAGACATCCATATAAACGAAGGCGACATTTACTTGTTACCTGCAAAAGTGCCACATTCGCCACAACGTGCTGCCAATACGGTTGGTTTGGTAATTGAGTATCCACGTTCTAAAAAAATGAAAGACGCCTTAGAATGGTACTGCGAAAAGTGCAACAATTTACTGTATAGAAAGAAATTCAAATTGGATAATATTGAAACCGATATGCCTAAAATTTTTGATAAGTTTTATAGCGATGAAGAAAAACGTACCTGTACCAAATGTACTTACGTCATGGAGCCACCTAAAAAAGTGATTAGTGATTAG
- a CDS encoding amidohydrolase family protein, which produces MEKRKLRINGHSHLLPYPEEIPDFMREKGIFWVDKDRKFMLQKDWSRPVTDSSFFLNEKLEWMARYNIDHAVVLNLSQLYGNGLRVEEMKQALRFQNDFNARIQHENPSKFTCGFVVHPGFVRSACWEIERCVETHGMQLLCLPTHYMDTIGTWRCIFDEENEPIFELANKYNLAVEIHPYDGEKFIKLENTSWRFHLIWMLAQCADAYHFLTLNGYQEKYPNMRTCFAHGGQLAQINLGRRIQGFDGRPDLFEGKHHPRKAVGHKNIFFDTLVHDTGGLQLLIKNQGSKQVLMGLDDPYPLGEMESAKQSSYPGKILDLAIEQNIITEAERDTIWQDNVIQWLCGDDETAKQKLINRIIS; this is translated from the coding sequence ATGGAAAAACGCAAATTAAGAATTAACGGTCATTCGCACCTACTGCCATATCCAGAGGAAATTCCAGATTTCATGCGTGAAAAAGGCATTTTTTGGGTTGACAAAGACAGAAAATTTATGCTTCAAAAAGATTGGAGCCGACCTGTAACGGATTCTAGTTTTTTTTTAAATGAAAAATTAGAATGGATGGCGCGCTACAATATAGACCATGCTGTGGTTTTAAACCTATCTCAGCTTTATGGTAATGGATTGCGTGTAGAGGAAATGAAACAAGCATTACGCTTTCAAAACGATTTTAATGCACGTATCCAACATGAAAACCCTAGTAAATTTACTTGTGGATTTGTTGTGCATCCTGGTTTTGTGCGCAGTGCCTGTTGGGAGATTGAACGCTGTGTTGAAACCCATGGCATGCAACTACTTTGCCTGCCAACGCATTATATGGATACCATTGGAACCTGGCGTTGTATTTTTGACGAAGAAAACGAGCCTATTTTTGAATTGGCCAACAAATACAATTTAGCAGTTGAAATTCATCCGTATGATGGTGAAAAATTCATTAAGTTAGAAAATACGTCGTGGCGTTTTCACCTTATTTGGATGTTGGCACAATGTGCTGATGCGTACCATTTTTTAACTTTGAATGGTTATCAAGAAAAATACCCTAACATGCGGACTTGTTTTGCGCATGGCGGTCAATTGGCTCAAATAAATTTGGGGAGACGCATTCAAGGGTTTGATGGCAGACCCGATTTATTTGAAGGCAAACACCACCCAAGAAAAGCCGTTGGGCATAAAAATATTTTCTTTGACACCTTGGTGCATGATACTGGTGGCTTACAATTACTAATTAAAAACCAAGGATCTAAACAAGTTTTAATGGGTTTAGACGACCCGTATCCTTTAGGGGAAATGGAAAGCGCCAAACAATCGTCATATCCAGGAAAAATATTAGATTTGGCCATAGAACAAAACATCATAACAGAAGCAGAACGCGACACCATTTGGCAAGACAATGTGATACAATGGCTGTGTGGCGATGATGAAACAGCTAAACAAAAATTAATTAATAGGATTATTAGTTAA
- a CDS encoding GIY-YIG nuclease family protein yields the protein MKSYFVYILKCSDGLTYTGMTNNISRRFEEHQKGLNKTCFTYKRRPLELVFYQEFNDVNQAIYFEKKIKNWSSKKKMALAYEEYSMLQILAECRNATHSKYNPNTE from the coding sequence ATGAAATCGTATTTTGTTTATATATTAAAATGTTCTGATGGTCTAACTTATACTGGGATGACCAATAATATTTCAAGACGATTTGAAGAACACCAAAAAGGATTGAATAAAACTTGTTTTACTTATAAACGAAGACCTTTAGAGTTAGTGTTTTATCAAGAATTCAATGATGTAAATCAAGCTATATATTTTGAAAAGAAGATAAAAAATTGGAGCTCAAAAAAGAAAATGGCATTAGCTTATGAAGAATATAGTATGTTACAAATTCTAGCTGAGTGTAGAAATGCAACTCATTCAAAATATAATCCAAATACCGAATAG
- a CDS encoding O-methyltransferase, producing the protein MHFLPEELDNYIVAHSEAEPELLQQLTRETYQKILQPIMLSGPYQGRVLSMISKLTNPNAILELGTFTGYATLCLAEGLQKDGEIHTIDINEELVDFQRKYFDKSEYGHQIFQHLGNALDVIPKLEKTFDLIFIDADKPNYVNYFHLIIDKLNPGGIILSDNVLWHGKVVEPLDPKDASTKAVLDYNTLLKEDPRIETVLLPIRDGLTISRKL; encoded by the coding sequence ATGCACTTTTTACCTGAAGAATTAGACAATTATATAGTAGCACATTCTGAAGCTGAACCAGAATTATTACAACAATTAACACGCGAAACCTATCAAAAAATATTACAACCCATCATGCTTAGTGGTCCGTACCAAGGGCGTGTATTGAGTATGATTTCAAAATTAACAAACCCAAACGCTATACTAGAATTAGGTACGTTTACGGGTTATGCAACCTTGTGTTTAGCTGAGGGTTTACAAAAAGATGGCGAAATCCATACCATTGATATTAATGAGGAATTGGTGGATTTTCAAAGGAAATATTTTGATAAGTCTGAATATGGGCACCAAATATTCCAGCATTTGGGCAATGCATTAGATGTTATTCCGAAACTTGAAAAAACGTTTGATTTGATTTTTATTGATGCCGATAAGCCTAACTATGTTAATTACTTTCATTTAATTATAGACAAACTAAACCCTGGTGGTATTATTTTATCGGATAATGTATTGTGGCACGGAAAAGTAGTAGAACCTCTAGATCCTAAAGATGCTTCTACAAAAGCCGTTTTAGATTATAATACGCTTTTAAAAGAAGACCCAAGAATTGAAACGGTTTTATTGCCTATAAGAGATGGGTTGACTATTAGTAGAAAACTTTAA
- a CDS encoding Sec-independent protein translocase subunit TatA/TatB has translation MILQATFLFISGAEIAFILFIVIMVFGADKLPEIARNLGKGMRTLKDATNDIKHEITKSAEKNGIDTSIVSDVKKELDSVKDDLGDFTGSVKRKL, from the coding sequence GTGATACTACAAGCTACATTTTTATTTATCAGTGGTGCAGAAATAGCTTTTATACTATTTATTGTTATCATGGTTTTTGGTGCTGATAAATTGCCTGAAATTGCTCGTAATTTGGGTAAAGGCATGCGTACACTTAAAGATGCCACTAACGATATTAAGCACGAGATAACCAAAAGCGCCGAAAAAAATGGCATCGATACCAGTATTGTTTCCGATGTTAAAAAGGAATTGGATAGTGTCAAAGACGATTTAGGAGATTTTACAGGTTCTGTAAAAAGAAAATTGTAA
- a CDS encoding M1 family metallopeptidase → MIKFKYYFLSIFFISTSLFSQNQEKQERKPGHTNINKFRQLYDEFSTPNMYRSASGAPGAAYYQQQADYKMDIVLDDKNTKLSGFETITYFNNSPDDLKYLWVQLDQNKRAKDSKSPLIEESSVTQVKRPEDFVKDYLTDPFDGGFNIEEVKDASGNPLQYTVNSTMMRVELPKVLKAGGKTSFSIKWWYNINNHVTDRARSGYEYFEKDGNRAYVIAQFFPRMAVYNDVEGWQNSQFWGRDEFALPFGNYEVNITVPADHILDGTGELMNRKEVFTKTMMDRYELAKKTYDKPVLIVTQAEVEAAEKGFSEKTKTWKLKAENVRDFAFATSRKFIWDMMAVKIGNKDVMAVSMYPKEGNPLWEDWSTRVVASTLESYSKMTFDYPYHKAISVHAKNQGMEYPMICWNYGRPDEDGKYSDRVKYGMMGVIVHEIGHNFFPMIVNSDERQWTWMDEGLNTFLQYVAEQEFGEKYPSALSPEDKTFPSDRGPARMIVPYMGGDQDFIAPIMSKGLNVYQFGNNAYGKPATALNILRETVMGRELFDYAFKEYSHRWMFKHPTPEDFFRTMEDASAMDLDWFWRGWFYSTDWVDIGVKEVKKYYVSSEPNQYIKEYLEKNGRTVKDLIPLVYMVEEGSDDYKEELKNGTLLDNSKPLKEYLMDNFTEAERKNIKTPKYFYNITFNKPGGLVMPIIVKFTYADGTSKMETYPAEIWRLNDKEVSKAIASEKEITAIEIDPDLETADIDISNNSWPKIDVPTEFDTFKEKAKE, encoded by the coding sequence ATGATAAAATTCAAGTATTATTTTTTGTCAATATTTTTTATATCGACATCGTTGTTTTCCCAAAATCAAGAAAAGCAAGAGCGCAAACCAGGGCATACCAATATAAATAAATTTAGGCAGTTGTATGACGAGTTTTCAACACCAAACATGTATCGATCGGCTTCAGGTGCACCAGGTGCAGCATACTACCAACAACAAGCCGATTACAAAATGGATATTGTTTTAGATGATAAAAATACGAAACTATCTGGTTTTGAAACCATTACCTATTTTAATAATTCCCCGGACGATTTAAAGTATTTATGGGTTCAGCTAGATCAAAATAAGCGTGCTAAAGATTCTAAAAGCCCTTTAATAGAAGAGAGTAGTGTGACTCAAGTTAAAAGACCAGAAGATTTTGTTAAAGATTACTTGACAGATCCGTTCGATGGCGGTTTTAATATCGAAGAAGTAAAAGATGCTAGTGGTAATCCGCTTCAATATACTGTTAATAGTACCATGATGCGTGTCGAATTACCTAAAGTATTAAAGGCTGGAGGAAAAACGTCATTCTCTATTAAATGGTGGTATAATATAAATAACCACGTAACCGACAGAGCGCGTTCTGGTTACGAATATTTTGAAAAAGATGGTAATAGAGCGTATGTTATTGCTCAGTTTTTCCCAAGGATGGCAGTATATAATGATGTAGAGGGATGGCAAAATTCGCAGTTCTGGGGACGCGACGAGTTTGCGCTTCCATTTGGTAATTACGAAGTAAATATTACAGTACCTGCAGATCATATTTTAGATGGAACTGGGGAATTGATGAACAGAAAAGAGGTGTTTACCAAAACCATGATGGATCGCTACGAACTGGCAAAAAAGACATACGATAAGCCTGTTTTAATTGTAACACAAGCCGAAGTTGAAGCTGCTGAAAAAGGCTTTTCAGAGAAAACAAAAACGTGGAAACTAAAAGCAGAAAACGTACGCGATTTTGCTTTTGCAACATCAAGAAAGTTTATTTGGGACATGATGGCTGTTAAAATTGGCAATAAAGATGTTATGGCAGTGTCCATGTATCCTAAAGAAGGAAATCCACTTTGGGAAGACTGGTCAACTAGAGTTGTGGCAAGTACTTTAGAATCATATTCTAAGATGACATTCGATTACCCATACCATAAAGCTATTTCGGTGCATGCAAAAAACCAAGGGATGGAATACCCTATGATTTGCTGGAATTATGGTCGTCCAGATGAAGATGGCAAATACAGTGACCGTGTTAAGTATGGCATGATGGGAGTCATAGTCCATGAAATAGGGCATAACTTTTTCCCAATGATAGTAAATAGCGACGAACGTCAATGGACTTGGATGGACGAAGGTTTAAACACTTTTCTTCAATATGTAGCTGAACAGGAATTTGGAGAAAAATATCCTTCGGCATTATCGCCAGAAGACAAAACATTCCCTTCCGATCGCGGCCCTGCTCGTATGATAGTGCCTTATATGGGTGGTGACCAAGATTTTATTGCCCCAATTATGAGTAAAGGTCTTAATGTATATCAATTCGGAAATAATGCGTATGGTAAACCAGCCACCGCATTAAATATTTTAAGAGAAACCGTAATGGGGCGTGAGTTGTTTGATTATGCATTTAAAGAATATTCACATCGTTGGATGTTTAAGCACCCAACACCAGAAGACTTTTTTAGAACTATGGAAGATGCCTCTGCAATGGATTTAGATTGGTTTTGGAGAGGTTGGTTTTACTCCACCGATTGGGTGGACATCGGGGTTAAAGAAGTAAAAAAATATTATGTATCGTCAGAGCCTAATCAATATATCAAGGAGTATTTAGAAAAAAATGGTCGGACAGTAAAAGATCTTATTCCTTTGGTTTATATGGTTGAAGAGGGAAGCGATGATTATAAAGAAGAACTAAAAAATGGAACACTATTAGATAATTCGAAGCCTCTTAAAGAATATTTAATGGATAATTTTACAGAAGCTGAACGTAAAAATATCAAGACACCAAAATATTTTTACAATATCACATTTAATAAACCGGGAGGTCTTGTCATGCCAATCATTGTTAAGTTTACCTATGCAGATGGTACTTCGAAAATGGAAACATATCCTGCTGAAATATGGCGTTTAAACGATAAAGAAGTGAGTAAAGCGATTGCTTCAGAAAAAGAAATTACGGCTATTGAAATTGATCCTGATTTAGAAACTGCCGATATAGATATTTCCAATAACTCTTGGCCAAAAATAGATGTTCCAACTGAGTTTGATACCTTTAAAGAAAAAGCTAAAGAATAA
- a CDS encoding DUF6702 family protein: MKRLLILVIVPLLSFVAIHKYYISVTQIDYLQNKQSVQITTRIFIDDLEKLLRERYDETITLASVNESNTTDLYIERYLNEKIKIKINNKEANLSFIGKEYDVDIVKCYLEIEGVKKIESFEISNEVLFDLFSDQQNIIKTKINSQQKSVILFRQNPSALLKFN, encoded by the coding sequence ATGAAACGCCTGTTAATACTAGTAATAGTTCCTCTTTTATCCTTTGTTGCCATTCATAAGTATTATATAAGTGTTACTCAAATAGACTATTTGCAAAACAAACAATCGGTTCAAATTACAACAAGAATTTTTATTGACGATTTAGAAAAGCTATTGAGGGAACGTTATGACGAGACTATAACTTTAGCAAGTGTAAACGAGTCAAACACTACAGATTTATATATTGAACGCTACTTAAATGAAAAAATAAAAATAAAAATTAATAATAAAGAAGCAAATCTGTCTTTTATAGGAAAAGAATATGATGTAGATATTGTTAAATGTTATTTGGAAATTGAGGGTGTTAAAAAAATAGAATCTTTCGAAATTAGTAACGAAGTGCTATTCGATTTGTTTAGCGACCAACAAAACATCATTAAAACAAAAATTAATTCACAGCAAAAAAGCGTTATTCTTTTTCGTCAAAACCCTAGTGCCTTGTTAAAATTCAACTAA
- a CDS encoding peptidase associated/transthyretin-like domain-containing protein: MPTIRFSILVFLFLYQVTFSQSVEISGKVDSKIEVENIHVINKTAQVFTITNNKGEFKISASLNDTIIFSSIQHQPKTVVVDKNMVLFKAIKIALDEQVNELDEVIVGRVLTGNLLSDIKNVKGDAPINFYDVGIPGYTGKPATQSERRLNEATTGAGFIPLNPILNAISGRTKMLKNRVKLEEREALMQSIKGRLSKDFFMSNPLDEALKMDFFYFCADDENFIKYCKNETDFKILIFLKHKYKQYMENLKLNGQ; encoded by the coding sequence ATGCCAACTATCAGATTTAGTATTCTTGTTTTTCTTTTTTTGTACCAAGTTACTTTTTCACAATCCGTAGAAATTTCAGGAAAAGTAGATAGTAAAATTGAGGTAGAAAATATACATGTCATAAATAAAACAGCACAAGTTTTTACCATAACAAATAACAAAGGCGAATTTAAAATCTCAGCCAGTTTGAATGATACCATAATATTTTCATCTATACAGCACCAACCAAAAACGGTGGTTGTAGATAAAAACATGGTGTTGTTTAAAGCCATTAAGATTGCTTTAGATGAGCAAGTTAACGAGTTGGATGAGGTTATTGTTGGCAGAGTGCTTACAGGGAATTTGCTTTCAGATATTAAAAATGTAAAAGGCGATGCCCCTATTAACTTTTATGATGTTGGCATTCCAGGATATACAGGGAAACCCGCAACACAAAGCGAACGACGGCTGAATGAAGCAACCACGGGAGCAGGCTTTATACCATTAAATCCCATTTTAAATGCCATTTCAGGAAGAACAAAAATGTTGAAAAACAGAGTTAAACTTGAAGAGAGAGAAGCATTGATGCAAAGTATAAAAGGAAGATTATCAAAAGATTTTTTTATGTCAAACCCTTTAGATGAAGCATTAAAAATGGATTTCTTCTATTTCTGTGCTGACGACGAAAACTTTATTAAATACTGTAAAAACGAAACCGATTTTAAAATATTAATATTCTTAAAGCATAAGTATAAGCAGTATATGGAGAATTTGAAACTAAATGGACAATGA